The proteins below are encoded in one region of Fibrella aestuarina BUZ 2:
- a CDS encoding efflux RND transporter periplasmic adaptor subunit encodes MPMKPHFLLLSLLILACSKEPKATTEAPKAAFALTDTMASRVQTEPVVSQPIRSQLRLIGRVVPDENRLIRVFPLVGGNVRDVRVELGDYVQKGQTLAVIQSSEVAGYNRELAQAQAELRLAQKNLQVAQDMFVDKLNSERDVVAAQKEVEREQAELARLREVLQIYGADKQAQSVIKAPISGYVLEKNINRGMQLRSDDANAVFTISQLNEIWVLANVNESEIGQMRLGLPAQIKTLSYPDKTFRGVVDKVYNVLDPATKTIQVRIRLANEQLKLKPGMNATVMLAFDEGGAMPAIPARALIFDKSKQYVMVYHDRQHIDTREVTVFRSQGDLAYISNGLQPGEKVITQAQLLIYDALND; translated from the coding sequence ATGCCTATGAAACCTCATTTTTTACTCCTGTCTCTGTTAATACTGGCTTGCTCGAAAGAACCAAAAGCAACGACAGAAGCGCCTAAAGCAGCCTTCGCCTTGACCGATACCATGGCTAGCCGTGTACAGACCGAGCCGGTGGTCAGCCAGCCCATCCGGAGCCAGTTGCGGCTGATTGGGCGCGTCGTCCCCGACGAAAACCGGTTGATCCGGGTGTTTCCGTTGGTAGGTGGCAACGTGCGCGACGTGCGGGTTGAACTGGGCGACTACGTTCAGAAAGGGCAAACGCTGGCCGTCATTCAGTCGAGCGAGGTGGCGGGCTACAACCGGGAGCTGGCGCAGGCGCAGGCCGAACTTCGGCTGGCACAGAAGAACTTGCAGGTAGCCCAGGACATGTTTGTGGATAAACTCAACTCGGAACGCGACGTGGTGGCGGCGCAGAAAGAGGTGGAGCGTGAGCAGGCCGAACTGGCCCGCCTGCGCGAGGTGCTTCAAATCTACGGTGCCGACAAACAGGCCCAATCAGTGATCAAGGCGCCAATTTCCGGGTACGTGCTGGAAAAGAACATCAATCGGGGCATGCAGCTCCGCTCCGACGATGCCAACGCCGTTTTCACCATTTCGCAGTTGAACGAAATCTGGGTGCTGGCCAACGTTAATGAATCGGAAATTGGCCAGATGCGGCTGGGGCTGCCCGCGCAGATCAAAACGTTGAGCTACCCCGACAAAACCTTCCGGGGTGTCGTCGACAAGGTCTACAACGTACTTGACCCTGCTACCAAAACCATTCAGGTACGTATCCGGCTGGCCAACGAGCAACTGAAGCTTAAACCCGGCATGAATGCCACCGTCATGCTGGCATTCGATGAGGGCGGCGCTATGCCGGCCATTCCGGCCCGAGCCCTCATTTTTGACAAGAGCAAGCAGTACGTCATGGTCTACCACGACCGGCAACACATCGATACCCGCGAGGTGACGGTCTTCCGCTCGCAGGGCGATCTGGCCTACATAAGCAATGGGCTGCAACCCGGCGAAAAAGTCATTACGCAGGCTCAGTTGCTGATCTACGACGCTCTAAACGACTAA
- a CDS encoding TolC family protein — MFLKLLAAVCSLGVLPSAAQDTLSLTLRQADSLFLRQNLQALAGRFQIDAARAQVAQARLFDNPTVYLELNAFNPTAGQLFDVGPGGQKALSIQQTILLAGKRNKRVAVATQQARLTELQFSDLLRSLRFDLHSRFYSIYFTASSLRIYDQQRGRLTEIIAAFERQYGKNNVSLREIVRLKALLLQLTNDQLELRNLLIDQQRDLRVLLQTEAAVRPIVLDADIVRYSQSLPSLQEATALAFSNRPDLQGSDVAVRQADANLALQRALATPDVRLGGMFDQNASYTPNYIGLTASIDLPILNRNQGNIRSAQAQGQFLRLGQRNLQSVVENEIRASLEQIQQTEQAYRSIDPNFSGQYDELIQSVLRNFEKGNLSLVEFVDLFETYLDNTRQLNRLRADRVNAYEQLTYVIGTDIFR; from the coding sequence ATGTTTTTAAAACTGCTTGCTGCCGTTTGTAGCCTTGGCGTCTTACCGTCAGCAGCGCAGGATACCCTGTCACTGACGCTTAGGCAAGCCGATAGTTTGTTTCTCCGGCAAAACTTACAGGCGCTGGCGGGCCGCTTTCAGATCGATGCGGCGCGGGCTCAGGTAGCGCAGGCCCGGCTTTTCGATAACCCCACCGTTTATCTTGAACTGAACGCGTTCAACCCCACTGCCGGGCAGCTCTTTGATGTTGGACCGGGGGGGCAAAAGGCGCTGTCGATCCAGCAAACGATTTTACTGGCTGGCAAACGAAACAAACGCGTAGCTGTAGCAACCCAGCAGGCTCGCCTGACCGAACTCCAGTTTTCGGATCTGCTCCGCTCGCTGCGTTTCGACCTGCACAGCCGGTTCTATTCCATCTATTTTACGGCCAGTTCGCTCCGTATCTACGATCAGCAGCGGGGGCGGCTCACCGAGATTATCGCGGCGTTTGAGCGGCAGTACGGCAAAAACAATGTGTCGCTTCGGGAGATCGTCCGGTTGAAGGCGCTGCTGTTGCAACTGACCAACGATCAACTCGAGTTGCGCAACCTGCTCATCGATCAGCAACGCGACCTGAGAGTATTACTACAAACGGAGGCGGCGGTGCGCCCGATTGTGCTCGACGCCGATATCGTGCGCTACAGCCAATCGTTGCCGTCGCTACAGGAAGCGACGGCCCTTGCCTTCAGCAACCGCCCGGATTTACAGGGCAGCGACGTGGCGGTTCGGCAAGCCGATGCTAATCTGGCACTGCAACGGGCACTGGCCACGCCCGACGTACGGTTGGGGGGTATGTTTGACCAGAACGCCAGCTACACTCCCAACTACATCGGCCTGACGGCCAGCATTGACCTGCCCATCCTGAACCGGAACCAGGGTAACATCCGCTCGGCTCAGGCGCAGGGGCAGTTTTTGCGGTTGGGCCAGCGCAATCTGCAAAGTGTCGTCGAAAACGAAATCCGCGCCTCGCTGGAACAGATTCAGCAGACCGAGCAGGCTTACCGGAGCATTGACCCCAATTTCTCAGGCCAATACGACGAGTTGATCCAGAGCGTGCTCCGCAATTTCGAAAAGGGTAACCTGTCGCTCGTCGAGTTTGTGGATCTGTTTGAAACGTACCTGGACAATACGCGCCAGTTGAATCGGCTCCGGGCCGACCGGGTCAACGCCTACGAGCAGCTTACCTACGTTATCGGCACCGATATTTTCCGGTAG